GGGACTGACGGGACAGGTGCGCGAGGGGTGGGGGAGAGACATTGTCGGGTGGGCCGGGCGGGCGGCTCGCTATGGTTCCTGTCGGAGAAGGTCAACGAGACAGGCCCTGACATCTGTGGTTGACGTCAACAGCCACGAACCGCGACGGTCCACGAAGGACATACGTCCACGTCGTCCCAGGTCAGTGAGCTGGATCACGCAAGTCTACGCAACGGAAATGAAAATGGGATGATGTCGATATGAAGGGACGCGTCCTTGTCGTCGATGACGACACCGCACTGGCCGAGATGCTCGGCATCGTGCTGCGAGGTGAAGGGTTCGAGCCGTCGTTCGTAGCGGACGGAGACAAGGCCCTCGCCGCTTTCCGTGAGGCCAAGCCGGATCTGGTGCTGCTGGATCTGATGCTGCCCGGCCGCGACGGTATCGAGGTGTGCCGGCTCATCAGGGCCGAGTCCGGTGTGCCGATCGTCATGCTGACGGCCAAGAGCGACACGGTCGACGTGGTGGTGGGGCTCGAGTCGGGCGCCGACGACTACATCGTCAAGCCGTTCAAGCCCAAGGAGCTTGTCGCCAGGATCAGGGCGCGGCTGCGCAGGTCCGAGGAGCCGGCTCCGGAGCAGTTGGCCATCGGCGATCTGGTCATCGACGTGGCGGGTCACTCGGTGAAGCGTGAGGGGCAGTCCATCGCGCTGACACCGCTGGAGTTCGACCTGCTCGTCGCGCTGGCCCGTAAGCCGTGGCAGGTGTTCACCCGTGAGGTGCTCCTGGAGCAGGTGTGGGGTTACCGTCACGCAGCCGACACCCGCCTGGTCAATGTGCATGTGCAGCGGCTCCGTTCCAAGGTCGAGAAGGACCCGGAGCGCCCGGAGATCGTCGTGACCGTACGCGGTGTCGGCTACAAGGCCGGACCGAGCTGAGATGTCCAGCGGCAGTGCTGCCCCGAAGCCCGGGGAGCCGGGAGCCCGTGCGGGGCGGACTGCCGAGCGGGGCCGCCGGGCCTCACGCCTGGGCAGGCTCTTGCGCCGTGGCCGGCTGCTCCAGGACGGGGCGGCGGGCAGTCCCGCGCTGCGGCTCGTCGTGCGCTGGCTCAGGCGTCCGGTGCTGCCCGCCGTCCGGCTGTGGCGGCGGAACATCCAGCTCAGGGTGGTCACCACCACTCTGCTGATGTCTCTCGGTGTCGTGCTGCTGCTGGGCTTCGTCGTGATCGGGCAGGTCCGCAACGGTCTGCTCGACGCCAAGGAGAAAGCGGCCCAGAGCCAGGCGGCCGGTGGTTTCACCGTCGCCAAGGAGAAGGCCGACGCGCCGGTCGAGCCGGGTGGCCAGGACGGCGGCGCCGGGGACGGCAGGTCGAGCCGTAACTCCGTCAACTGGCGTTCCGACCTGGTCGTACAGCTGGCCAGTGGCGGACAGAGCGCGTTCAACGTGGTGGCGCTGAGCGCGGACGCGCACGGCGCGGGATCCAGCAGCCGCTTCCCGCGCGCCTCCGGCGGCGTGGACCACATCGCGAGCGTTCCTGCGGATCTGCGGTCGGACGTCGCCAAGGGCACGGGGACCTTCCAGACCTACACCCTGATCCAGTACACGGACGGCCGAGAGCCCGAGTCCGGGTTGGTGATCGGCAAGCGGCTGACGGATGTCGACGGCAACTCCTACGAGCTGTACTACCTGTTCCCGCTGACCCAGGAAGAGCAGTCGCTCAATCTGGTCAAGGGCACCCTCGCGACGGCGGGGCTGTTCGTCGTCGTGCTGCTCGGGGCCATCGCCTGGCTCGTCGTACGGCAGGTCGTGACGCCCGTACGGATGGCGGCGGGGATCGCCGAGCGGCTCTCCACGGGCCGTCTCCAGGAACGTATGAAGGTCACCGGCGAGGACGACATCGCCCGTCTCGGCGAGGCTTTCAACAAGATGGCCCAGAATCTTCAGCTCAAGATCCAGCAGCTGGAGGAGCTCTCCAGGATGCAGCGGCGCTTCGTGTCGGACGTCTCGCACGAGCTGCGCACCCCGCTGACCACGGTCCGGATGGCCGCGGACGTCATTCACGAGGCCCGGGTCGACTTCGACCCCGTCACCGCGCGCTCGGCGGAACTGCTCGGTGACCAGCTCGACCGTTTCGAGTCCCTGCTCTCGGATCTGCTGGAGATCAGCCGGTTCGACGCGGGCGCCGCGGCGCTGGAGGCCGAGCCCATAGACCTGCGGGTGGTCGTACGCCGCGTGATCGGCGGGGCCGAACCGCTCGCCGAGCGCAAGGGCACCCGGATCCGTGTCATGGGCGACGAGCAGCCGGTCGTCGCCGAGGCCGATGCCCGGCGGGTGGAGCGGGTGCTGCGCAATCTCGTCGTCAACGCCGTCGAGCACGGTGAGGGGCGGGACGTGGTGGTGCGGATGGCGGTGGCCGGCGGAGCCGTCGCCGTGGCCGTACGGGACTACGGGGTGGGCCTCAAGCCCGGCGAGGCGACGCGGGTCTTCAACCGGTTCTGGCGGGCGGATCCGGCGCGGGCGCGTACCACCGGCGGTACCGGCCTCGGCCTGTCGATCGCCGTCGAGGACGCGCGCCTGCACGGCGGCTGGCTCCAGGCGTGGGGCGAGCCGGGCGGCGGGTCGCAGTTCCGGCTGACGCTGCCGCGCACCGCCGACGAGCCGCTGCGCGGCTCGCCGATACCGCTGGAGCCGGAGGACTCGCGGCGCGGCCGGGAGCGTTCCGCCTTCGATTCCAAGGAGAGCGCGCACCGGCTGGCGAGCGTGCCCTCCCAGGCGCCGACGGCGTCGTCGCTTCCGGTGCCACCCCGGGCGCCGGTGCCACCGCCCGCCCCGGTGGCCGACCCGACGGCGCTGCCGGGCAACGGCTCCCGGGTCGTGCCGCGTGCCGCCGGGGAGCCCGTGGAACGGGATCCCGACCCCTCCGCTGCCACCTCCTCGCCCTCGGCGTCGAGGACCACATCGTCATCTGCCTCCGCGCCCGCGGCGCAGGCACCTCAGCGGGAGGACACAACTCGTGGGCGTTGACCGCCTTCGTCAGGGCCGGTGGCGCCCGGTGCGGCTGCCCCTCGTGTTCGGGTGCGGTGCCCTGCTGCTGGCCGGCTGCGCGTCGATCCCCAACAGCGGGGACGTCGAGCCCGTCAAGGCGTCGCCGCGCGGTGACTCCCAGGTGCGGGTGTATCCCGTCGCTCCCGCCGAGGGCGCGGATCCGAACGAGATCGTCGACGGCTTCCTGGAGGCGATGACGAGCGACGACCCCGACTTCGCGGTGGCCAGGAAGTATCTGACCAAGCAGGCGTCGCAGAGCTGGCAGCCGGCTAACCGTACGACGGTGCTGGCGGCGGCCCCCGACCCTGCCGACCCCC
The nucleotide sequence above comes from Streptomyces sp. NBC_01716. Encoded proteins:
- the mtrA gene encoding two-component system response regulator MtrA; translated protein: MKGRVLVVDDDTALAEMLGIVLRGEGFEPSFVADGDKALAAFREAKPDLVLLDLMLPGRDGIEVCRLIRAESGVPIVMLTAKSDTVDVVVGLESGADDYIVKPFKPKELVARIRARLRRSEEPAPEQLAIGDLVIDVAGHSVKREGQSIALTPLEFDLLVALARKPWQVFTREVLLEQVWGYRHAADTRLVNVHVQRLRSKVEKDPERPEIVVTVRGVGYKAGPS
- the mtrB gene encoding MtrAB system histidine kinase MtrB, whose amino-acid sequence is MSSGSAAPKPGEPGARAGRTAERGRRASRLGRLLRRGRLLQDGAAGSPALRLVVRWLRRPVLPAVRLWRRNIQLRVVTTTLLMSLGVVLLLGFVVIGQVRNGLLDAKEKAAQSQAAGGFTVAKEKADAPVEPGGQDGGAGDGRSSRNSVNWRSDLVVQLASGGQSAFNVVALSADAHGAGSSSRFPRASGGVDHIASVPADLRSDVAKGTGTFQTYTLIQYTDGREPESGLVIGKRLTDVDGNSYELYYLFPLTQEEQSLNLVKGTLATAGLFVVVLLGAIAWLVVRQVVTPVRMAAGIAERLSTGRLQERMKVTGEDDIARLGEAFNKMAQNLQLKIQQLEELSRMQRRFVSDVSHELRTPLTTVRMAADVIHEARVDFDPVTARSAELLGDQLDRFESLLSDLLEISRFDAGAAALEAEPIDLRVVVRRVIGGAEPLAERKGTRIRVMGDEQPVVAEADARRVERVLRNLVVNAVEHGEGRDVVVRMAVAGGAVAVAVRDYGVGLKPGEATRVFNRFWRADPARARTTGGTGLGLSIAVEDARLHGGWLQAWGEPGGGSQFRLTLPRTADEPLRGSPIPLEPEDSRRGRERSAFDSKESAHRLASVPSQAPTASSLPVPPRAPVPPPAPVADPTALPGNGSRVVPRAAGEPVERDPDPSAATSSPSASRTTSSSASAPAAQAPQREDTTRGR